The proteins below are encoded in one region of Luteitalea sp.:
- a CDS encoding tetratricopeptide repeat protein: MKDYETAPSRPSSVRCWPLAASVVMFLVLGLAVPAVAQEAAPADAEKAGKKAVSVSELEAAIKRDPNDAKLYVALGLVYWNRDDYARAVKTFQQAVKVDPDSAEAHNWLGVALLEKADLPRGIAELRKAIALDPKHGRAYSNLGTALAKSGKADEAVEIFQKALALEPNSLAAHLNLGMALRDTGDLEGALKHLRHVADADANNAGSHYELAQTLRQSGDLAGAIASFEKAIEIEPELREGYYGLGVALKQQNAAMREPRPSVTSAADDVYKEAETAAGRGDLSAAREQLTKALDLDEEHAEARNLLGYILGQQGDLDDAITHLEKAVALRPKFGDAHYNLGVALWYSASRERALSELQKSVELNPAAGASHAFLGTVLRETGDFAAARASLQRAIALLPPTAAIYVDLGITYLGAGELEKALGQLHAGLNLPSPARPTPDWERAIAGLRQALVDNPKQAEAHNVLGLLLGQAGAGSNDVAAAFREAIRLRPDFAEAHNNLGLVLIQSGDDNAGIAALREAVRISPNYAEARTNLGAALTPTDAEQAIGELEKAVALAPNSVKARFNLATAYGASPTRGPAKEIEQLQKAIALDPKFARAHVALGKALLRDGKVTEALETLEEASRLEPENGEAHYQRGLALARAGRKEEATAALEKGRKLVAADNRSQTANLDIAEGRAALEQGDLEQAAATFRRAIRLQPKSSEAQRYLGAVLEKQGNTEEASAAYRKALELNPADLSAKERLESLTSTVADATTGPDASARRSYPDDPKRMSELEGYIREGKYEEVAPLLAEYVKERPKSSWGWYALGYSLFAQQKIGASIKALAQSLELDVENAEAHKILGRNLMIIGRFEEARVEFEQGIRYAPDSAELHYNLGKLFSIQDNWEPARKAFEAAVRMDPSYVEALDGLGFALEALGDEAVAVTTYEKAIALSEGQGGSFTSAHVNLSAHYNRTGNPTKALEYARRALEIDPKSHPAWFQKAKADEREKRLDEAVESLNRAISLNPRASSYYYVLAGVYRRLGKMDESQKALESFKRLSQETAKLEKMRRSADDAEARPRPPGGQR, encoded by the coding sequence ATGAAGGATTACGAAACGGCACCATCACGACCATCCTCTGTCCGCTGCTGGCCACTCGCCGCATCGGTCGTGATGTTCCTCGTGCTGGGCTTGGCGGTGCCTGCCGTGGCACAAGAGGCAGCGCCCGCTGACGCAGAAAAGGCGGGCAAGAAGGCTGTGTCCGTAAGCGAGCTGGAAGCCGCGATCAAGCGCGATCCGAATGACGCCAAGCTCTACGTCGCCCTCGGGCTCGTGTATTGGAACCGCGATGACTATGCGCGCGCCGTGAAGACGTTCCAGCAGGCCGTCAAAGTGGACCCAGACTCTGCGGAGGCACACAACTGGCTTGGGGTTGCCCTCTTGGAGAAAGCGGATCTGCCCCGTGGCATTGCGGAGCTCCGAAAAGCGATCGCCTTGGATCCGAAGCATGGGCGGGCCTACAGCAACCTGGGCACAGCGCTGGCCAAGAGCGGCAAGGCTGATGAAGCCGTAGAGATTTTTCAGAAAGCGCTCGCATTGGAGCCGAATAGCTTGGCTGCGCATCTGAACTTGGGCATGGCCCTGCGCGACACGGGGGATCTCGAAGGCGCGCTGAAGCATCTGCGGCATGTCGCCGACGCCGACGCGAACAACGCCGGCAGTCACTACGAGCTCGCGCAGACGCTGCGCCAGAGTGGTGATCTCGCAGGCGCCATCGCATCGTTCGAGAAGGCGATCGAGATCGAGCCGGAGCTGCGCGAAGGCTACTATGGGCTGGGCGTTGCCTTGAAGCAGCAGAACGCTGCCATGCGAGAGCCGCGTCCCTCGGTGACGAGCGCTGCAGACGATGTGTACAAGGAGGCGGAGACAGCGGCGGGGCGCGGTGATCTGAGCGCGGCGCGCGAGCAGCTGACCAAGGCGCTCGACCTAGACGAGGAGCACGCGGAAGCGCGCAACCTGCTGGGCTACATTCTCGGCCAGCAGGGGGATCTGGATGACGCAATCACGCACTTGGAAAAGGCGGTTGCGCTCCGGCCCAAGTTTGGCGACGCGCACTACAATCTGGGCGTGGCGCTGTGGTACAGCGCCTCCAGAGAGAGGGCCCTGAGCGAGCTCCAGAAAAGCGTCGAGCTCAATCCCGCCGCCGGCGCGAGCCACGCCTTTCTCGGAACGGTACTCCGCGAAACGGGTGATTTTGCGGCTGCGCGAGCGAGCCTGCAGCGCGCCATCGCCCTATTGCCGCCGACCGCCGCCATCTACGTCGACCTCGGTATCACATATCTGGGCGCAGGTGAGCTCGAGAAGGCGCTGGGACAGCTTCACGCCGGCCTGAATCTCCCGTCCCCAGCGCGTCCCACGCCCGACTGGGAACGTGCCATCGCCGGCCTTCGCCAAGCGCTCGTCGACAACCCGAAACAGGCGGAGGCACACAACGTCCTGGGGCTTCTGCTCGGCCAAGCCGGAGCTGGCAGCAACGACGTGGCGGCGGCGTTCCGCGAAGCCATCCGACTGCGTCCGGACTTCGCGGAAGCGCACAACAACCTGGGGCTCGTGCTGATCCAATCGGGCGACGACAATGCCGGCATCGCAGCGCTCCGTGAGGCGGTGCGGATCAGCCCGAATTACGCGGAGGCGCGCACCAACCTGGGCGCAGCGCTCACACCGACCGACGCTGAACAGGCCATCGGCGAGCTGGAGAAGGCGGTGGCGCTGGCGCCCAACTCGGTCAAGGCGCGTTTCAATCTTGCGACGGCATACGGTGCCAGTCCTACGCGTGGCCCTGCGAAAGAGATCGAGCAGTTGCAGAAGGCCATCGCGCTCGACCCGAAGTTCGCTCGCGCCCATGTGGCCCTGGGCAAAGCGCTGCTCCGGGACGGCAAGGTCACCGAAGCACTCGAGACGCTCGAGGAAGCGAGTCGGCTGGAGCCAGAGAATGGCGAAGCCCACTATCAACGTGGCCTGGCCCTGGCGCGGGCGGGACGTAAGGAGGAAGCGACGGCGGCGCTCGAGAAGGGCCGCAAGCTGGTCGCCGCTGACAATCGCAGCCAGACTGCAAATTTGGACATCGCCGAGGGCCGCGCTGCGTTGGAACAGGGCGATCTGGAGCAAGCGGCGGCTACGTTCCGTCGAGCGATCCGACTCCAACCCAAGTCTTCCGAAGCGCAGCGCTATCTCGGAGCCGTGTTGGAGAAGCAAGGCAACACCGAAGAGGCTTCCGCCGCGTACCGGAAAGCCCTAGAGCTCAATCCTGCCGACCTGTCTGCAAAGGAGCGCCTCGAAAGCTTGACGAGCACGGTCGCCGACGCCACCACCGGTCCGGACGCCTCGGCAAGGCGTTCCTACCCGGACGACCCCAAGCGGATGTCGGAGCTCGAAGGCTACATTCGCGAAGGGAAGTACGAGGAGGTCGCGCCGTTGCTGGCCGAGTACGTGAAGGAACGCCCGAAGTCTTCCTGGGGGTGGTATGCGCTCGGCTACAGCCTCTTCGCCCAGCAGAAGATCGGTGCATCCATCAAGGCGTTGGCGCAGTCGCTCGAGCTCGATGTCGAGAACGCAGAGGCGCACAAGATCCTCGGCCGCAATCTGATGATCATCGGGAGATTCGAAGAGGCGCGTGTCGAGTTCGAGCAGGGCATCCGCTACGCACCAGACTCCGCCGAGCTGCACTACAACCTTGGCAAGCTGTTCTCGATTCAGGATAACTGGGAGCCTGCGCGAAAAGCATTCGAGGCGGCCGTTCGAATGGATCCATCGTACGTCGAGGCGCTGGATGGCCTCGGGTTCGCGTTGGAAGCGTTGGGAGACGAGGCAGTCGCGGTCACAACCTATGAAAAGGCCATCGCGCTGAGCGAGGGACAAGGTGGCAGCTTCACCTCGGCCCACGTGAACCTGAGCGCCCACTACAACCGGACCGGCAATCCGACAAAGGCGCTCGAATACGCCCGGCGGGCGCTGGAAATCGACCCCAAGTCTCATCCGGCATGGTTTCAAAAGGCGAAGGCAGACGAGCGGGAGAAGCGACTAGACGAGGCGGTCGAGTCGCTGAACCGAGCCATTTCCCTCAATCCGCGAGCGTCCTCTTACTATTACGTTCTGGCGGGTGTCTATCGCCGCCTCGGCAAGATGGACGAAAGCCAGAAGGCGCTGGAGTCGTTCAAGCGCCTCAGCCAAGAGACGGCCAAGCTGGAAAAAATGCGGCGCAGCGCCGACGATGCCGAGGCACGGCCGCGGCCGCCGGGGGGCCAGCGTTGA
- a CDS encoding CRTAC1 family protein produces the protein MPGLGVRHSLAGPRSRFALPPPPFGLRRTRRRDEGGVLFTDVTAAAGLSHAVNVSGSPDDKQFLLEEMGCGAAFFDYDHDGWLDIFLVNGSSLDPKVRDSKPTSYLFHNNRDGTFTDVTERAGFTHSGWGQGCCVGDYDNDGFDDLFVSYWGHNVLYHNNGDGTFTDVSEKAGVAGSGDRWGAGCCFLDYDRDGHLDLFVANYVNFDPAKAPRPGESAYCNYNDIPVPCGPLGFAGGTNILYRNRGDGTFVDVSEASGIAHPRGPSSMVFVPSNWRPTGSYGMGAAAADFDNDGWPDIYVACDSAPSLLYRNNHDSTFREIAVPAGCALDEHGVALSGMGVGVADYDGDGWLDIVRTNFSEQVTTLYRNYGDAFEDASIRAGLGVNQQYLGFGVDFFDFDNDGWKDIFVANGHVYAQLADRKLHITYRQPKVLYRNLGDGRFRDVSASAGAAIRAANLGRGCAFGDFGNDGDLDVIVNNLDGPPTLLRNDGGNENHWISIKCVGTRSNRSAIGARVKVTSGERSQIAEVMSGSSYYSQNDLRLHFGLGRASKADLVEISWPSGEKETLKDLPGNRRLTIRETKGIIG, from the coding sequence ATGCCCGGACTGGGAGTACGCCATAGTCTCGCCGGTCCGCGTTCGCGCTTCGCGCTTCCGCCTCCGCCCTTCGGGCTTCGCCGGACACGTCGGCGAGACGAGGGCGGTGTCCTGTTCACGGACGTCACGGCCGCGGCTGGCCTGTCGCACGCGGTGAACGTTTCCGGCAGCCCAGACGACAAGCAGTTCCTGCTGGAGGAAATGGGCTGTGGCGCGGCGTTCTTCGACTACGACCATGATGGCTGGCTCGACATCTTTCTCGTGAACGGAAGCAGCCTCGACCCGAAGGTGCGGGACAGCAAGCCTACCAGTTACCTGTTTCACAATAACCGCGACGGCACCTTCACCGACGTCACAGAAAGGGCCGGCTTCACGCACTCGGGCTGGGGCCAGGGGTGTTGCGTCGGCGATTACGACAACGACGGCTTCGACGATCTGTTCGTCTCGTACTGGGGGCACAATGTGCTCTACCACAACAACGGCGACGGCACGTTTACGGACGTCTCCGAAAAGGCCGGGGTCGCGGGATCGGGAGACCGTTGGGGCGCAGGCTGCTGCTTCCTGGATTACGACCGTGACGGTCATCTGGACTTGTTCGTCGCCAACTACGTGAACTTCGACCCGGCGAAGGCGCCCCGGCCGGGCGAGTCGGCCTACTGTAACTACAATGACATTCCGGTTCCCTGCGGGCCGCTCGGATTTGCCGGCGGGACGAACATCCTCTATCGCAACCGCGGGGATGGCACGTTCGTCGACGTCTCGGAAGCCTCTGGCATCGCGCATCCACGCGGGCCCTCCTCCATGGTGTTCGTTCCGAGCAACTGGCGGCCGACCGGCTCTTACGGAATGGGAGCCGCAGCGGCGGACTTCGACAACGACGGATGGCCAGACATCTACGTGGCCTGCGACAGCGCGCCCAGCCTGCTGTATCGCAACAATCATGACAGCACGTTCCGCGAGATTGCGGTGCCTGCCGGCTGCGCGCTCGATGAGCACGGCGTCGCGCTGTCTGGCATGGGCGTGGGCGTGGCCGACTACGACGGTGACGGCTGGCTGGATATCGTGCGGACGAACTTCTCCGAGCAGGTAACCACGCTGTATCGAAACTACGGGGACGCGTTCGAGGATGCCAGCATCCGGGCCGGCCTCGGCGTCAATCAACAGTACCTTGGCTTCGGCGTGGACTTCTTCGACTTCGACAACGACGGTTGGAAGGACATCTTCGTCGCCAATGGCCACGTGTACGCGCAGCTCGCCGATCGCAAGCTGCACATCACGTACCGGCAGCCGAAGGTGCTCTACCGCAATCTGGGCGACGGCCGCTTCCGTGACGTGTCCGCGAGCGCTGGCGCGGCAATCCGCGCAGCCAACCTCGGTCGCGGTTGTGCGTTCGGCGATTTCGGCAACGACGGCGACCTGGACGTGATCGTGAACAACCTGGATGGACCGCCGACGCTGCTGCGCAACGACGGCGGGAACGAGAACCATTGGATCTCGATCAAATGCGTCGGTACCCGCTCGAATCGCTCGGCCATCGGCGCGCGCGTGAAGGTCACCAGCGGCGAGCGGAGCCAGATCGCCGAAGTCATGAGCGGTTCGAGCTACTATTCACAGAATGACCTTCGTCTCCACTTCGGGCTGGGCCGTGCGAGCAAAGCGGATCTGGTGGAGATCAGCTGGCCGTCCGGTGAGAAGGAAACGCTCAAGGATCTGCCCGGGAATCGGAGGCTCACCATCCGGGAGACCAAGGGGATCATTGGGTAG
- a CDS encoding CRTAC1 family protein — protein sequence MGGGVALLDYDNDGRLDVFFTNGARIDDAQPPGKRPDKADRQFWNRLYHQNEDGTFTDESQSAGLTGMPQGYYGMGVAVGDYDNDGFQDLYITNYDGNTLYRNDGDGTFTDVTKRAGVAASGWSASAGFFDYDNDGALDLFVTRYVDWTFQNNGYCGEKKQGYRAYCHPDNYEGVSNILYHNNGDGTFADVSSKAGIADAIGKGLGVSFADYNNDGFVDIYVANDSVQSFLFENNGDGTFTEIGLLAGVGFNEEGRTFAGMGVDSADYDNDGHPDIFVTDLSNERYRLFRHNGDGSFRDVTHTTGVGGATQLFSGWSTRFFDYDNDGWKDIFVAQSHVMDTIEKTSPNLRYLQPPLLLRNESGRFVRVEPGKVFQQDWAGRGAAFGDLDNDGDIDVVVGNVGQRAFVLRNDGGNRRHWLEIRTVGKKSNRDGIGCRVTVVSASGLTQHFTIKTAVGYLSASDKRLLVGLGNDATAKRVEIRWPSGIVQTFDDVEAGRTLVATEPAGSTASGQDREHGAFGERALP from the coding sequence ATGGGCGGCGGTGTGGCGCTGCTGGATTACGACAATGATGGCCGTCTGGACGTCTTCTTCACGAACGGCGCGAGGATCGACGACGCACAGCCGCCCGGCAAGCGCCCCGACAAAGCGGACCGGCAATTCTGGAACCGGCTGTACCATCAAAACGAGGATGGCACCTTTACCGATGAGTCGCAGAGCGCCGGTCTCACCGGCATGCCGCAGGGCTACTACGGTATGGGCGTCGCCGTGGGCGATTACGACAACGACGGCTTCCAAGATCTCTACATCACCAATTACGACGGCAACACCCTCTACCGCAACGACGGCGATGGCACCTTCACCGATGTCACCAAGCGCGCCGGCGTTGCCGCCAGCGGGTGGAGCGCGAGCGCCGGATTCTTCGATTACGACAACGACGGGGCGCTCGATCTTTTTGTGACGCGCTACGTGGATTGGACGTTCCAGAACAACGGCTACTGCGGCGAAAAGAAGCAGGGATACCGCGCCTACTGTCATCCCGACAACTACGAGGGTGTCAGCAACATCCTGTATCACAACAACGGCGATGGCACCTTTGCAGACGTCTCCTCGAAGGCCGGGATTGCGGACGCCATCGGCAAGGGCCTCGGCGTCTCGTTCGCCGACTACAACAATGACGGCTTCGTGGATATATACGTGGCCAACGACTCCGTGCAGTCGTTTCTCTTCGAGAACAACGGCGACGGCACGTTCACGGAAATCGGCTTGCTGGCAGGAGTGGGCTTCAATGAGGAGGGGCGAACGTTCGCCGGGATGGGTGTGGACTCTGCCGACTACGACAACGACGGTCATCCAGACATCTTCGTCACGGATCTGTCGAACGAGCGCTACCGGCTGTTCCGCCACAATGGAGACGGCAGCTTCCGGGATGTCACGCACACGACCGGCGTCGGCGGCGCCACGCAGCTCTTCTCGGGCTGGAGCACGCGCTTTTTCGACTATGACAACGATGGCTGGAAGGATATCTTCGTGGCGCAGTCACACGTGATGGATACAATCGAGAAGACTTCACCCAATCTGAGATACCTGCAGCCGCCGCTGTTGCTCCGCAATGAGTCCGGACGCTTCGTCAGGGTGGAGCCCGGCAAGGTCTTTCAACAAGACTGGGCTGGTCGCGGCGCCGCCTTCGGCGACCTGGACAATGACGGGGACATCGACGTGGTGGTCGGCAACGTGGGCCAAAGGGCGTTCGTGCTCAGGAATGACGGCGGGAATCGCCGGCACTGGCTCGAGATCCGAACGGTTGGCAAGAAGTCCAACCGCGATGGGATCGGATGCCGGGTGACGGTGGTATCCGCATCTGGGTTGACTCAGCACTTCACCATCAAGACGGCGGTCGGGTACCTCTCGGCCAGCGACAAGCGGCTCCTGGTCGGCCTCGGCAACGATGCCACGGCCAAGCGCGTCGAGATCCGCTGGCCGTCTGGCATCGTCCAGACATTCGACGATGTCGAGGCCGGACGAACCTTGGTCGCAACCGAGCCGGCGGGTTCGACAGCCTCCGGGCAAGACCGAGAGCACGGCGCATTCGGCGAACGCGCCCTACCGTAG
- a CDS encoding CRTAC1 family protein has protein sequence MISRRTMFALLAWPASAALSHPGRSVEAAGILGQGVSTRGVKPQPRGKPSGRPVLARFTDIAKQAGLTQPIVYGGIDTKSYILEVVGCGVAFLDYDNDGWLDLFVLNGTRLEDAPPGTTNRLYKNNRDGTFTDVTENAGLTRTGWASAVTVGDYDNDGFDDLFVTYYGHNVLYHNNGDGTFTDVTEKAGLRQDAVRYGSGCTWVDYDRDGHLDLFVASYLDTTLEELPKPGENTDCRWKGVPVNCGPRGLPTGFVQLFHNNGDGTFSDVSKQSGVAAAAGSYPMTAVAADYDNDGWPDIYVACDSTPSWLFRNQHDGTFREEGLERGVALSEDGMEQAGMGVGIGDYDLDGNLDIFKTHFSDDTNVLYANDGKGYFNDVTIRAGIGVETRYVAWGTGMIDLDNDGFPDLFVVTGSVYPEVERKLPDYPFRTPRLVFRNLGDGRFEELIEEAGSGIAAAHSSRGCAFGDFDNDGDVDILVMNMNEPPSLLRNDLSGNGHWLKVLLVGVKSNRSAIGARVTARYGRRTQAQEVTAQSSFYSANDRRLHFGFGAETSADLTIRWPTGETEKIPNVAADQLVVIREGAGIAETQKFSS, from the coding sequence ATGATCTCTCGTCGCACCATGTTCGCACTCCTGGCCTGGCCCGCCAGCGCCGCGCTCAGCCATCCCGGACGGTCGGTCGAGGCCGCCGGGATCCTGGGACAGGGCGTCTCCACGCGCGGCGTCAAGCCGCAGCCGCGCGGCAAGCCTTCCGGCCGTCCCGTCCTGGCGCGCTTCACCGACATTGCCAAGCAGGCAGGTCTCACCCAGCCCATCGTGTATGGCGGCATCGACACGAAGAGCTACATCCTCGAGGTGGTCGGTTGCGGAGTCGCATTTCTCGACTACGACAACGATGGCTGGCTCGACCTGTTCGTACTGAATGGCACTCGTCTAGAAGACGCGCCGCCGGGCACGACCAATCGCCTGTACAAGAACAATCGCGACGGCACGTTCACGGACGTCACCGAGAACGCGGGGCTGACACGCACGGGTTGGGCGTCGGCGGTCACGGTAGGCGATTACGACAATGACGGCTTCGACGACCTCTTCGTCACGTATTACGGCCACAACGTGCTCTACCACAACAACGGCGATGGCACGTTTACGGATGTGACCGAGAAGGCCGGCCTGCGCCAGGACGCCGTGCGCTACGGGTCCGGGTGCACGTGGGTGGACTACGATCGTGACGGCCACCTGGATCTCTTCGTCGCCAGCTATCTCGACACCACACTCGAAGAGCTGCCAAAACCGGGCGAGAACACCGACTGCCGCTGGAAGGGCGTGCCCGTGAACTGCGGTCCTCGCGGGCTCCCCACGGGATTCGTGCAGTTGTTCCACAACAATGGCGACGGCACGTTCAGCGACGTGAGCAAGCAATCTGGCGTTGCGGCGGCGGCGGGATCCTATCCCATGACCGCTGTGGCGGCGGACTACGACAACGACGGCTGGCCCGACATCTACGTCGCGTGCGACTCGACACCGAGCTGGCTCTTCCGCAACCAACACGATGGCACGTTTCGCGAGGAGGGTCTGGAGCGCGGTGTGGCGCTCAGCGAAGATGGCATGGAACAGGCCGGCATGGGCGTCGGTATCGGCGACTACGACCTCGACGGCAACCTGGATATCTTCAAGACGCACTTCTCCGATGATACGAACGTCCTGTACGCCAACGACGGGAAGGGCTACTTCAACGATGTCACCATCCGCGCCGGCATCGGCGTGGAAACGCGGTACGTGGCCTGGGGCACGGGGATGATCGACCTGGACAACGACGGCTTCCCTGACCTGTTCGTGGTGACCGGCAGCGTCTATCCGGAGGTGGAGCGAAAGCTGCCGGACTACCCGTTCCGCACACCTCGCTTGGTGTTCCGCAACCTGGGCGACGGCAGGTTCGAGGAATTGATTGAGGAAGCGGGGAGCGGGATCGCAGCGGCGCACAGCAGCCGTGGCTGCGCCTTCGGCGACTTCGACAACGACGGCGACGTGGACATCCTCGTGATGAACATGAACGAGCCACCGTCGCTGCTGCGCAACGACCTCTCCGGCAATGGCCATTGGCTGAAAGTGCTTCTCGTGGGCGTCAAGTCGAACCGCAGCGCGATCGGCGCGCGCGTGACCGCGCGCTACGGACGCCGCACTCAAGCGCAGGAAGTCACGGCCCAATCGAGCTTCTACTCCGCCAACGATCGCCGCTTGCACTTCGGGTTTGGCGCCGAAACCTCCGCAGACCTGACGATTCGGTGGCCCACCGGCGAGACGGAGAAGATCCCCAACGTCGCCGCAGACCAGCTCGTCGTGATCCGCGAGGGAGCGGGCATCGCCGAGACACAAAAGTTCAGTAGCTGA
- a CDS encoding flagellar biosynthesis protein FlgM, which yields MRWQRQRRSENVEDRRGRRVAMGGRAGGVGLGGLVLLMAVGYLVGGDPLALLREGTPTSTQVDTGPSGGSPPPDDEASRFIGAVLGSTEDVWGARFQEMGQRYAEPRLVLFSDAVSSACGMTSSAVGPFYCPPDQQVYIDLSFYRDLAQRFGAPGDFAQAYVVAHEVGHHVQNLLGIAERVDTLRRQSSEVDANQLSVRQELQADCFAGVWGHHVAQATSGMQLEEGDVEEGLAAAAAIGDDRLQRQSQGEVTPETWTHGSSEQRATWLRRGLSSGRVADCDTFQAGS from the coding sequence ATGCGATGGCAGCGACAACGCCGGAGTGAGAACGTCGAGGACCGCCGCGGCCGGCGCGTTGCCATGGGTGGACGCGCCGGCGGCGTAGGCCTCGGCGGTCTTGTGCTGCTCATGGCGGTCGGCTATCTCGTCGGCGGGGATCCGCTCGCCTTGCTGCGGGAGGGCACGCCCACCTCGACACAGGTCGATACCGGTCCGTCCGGCGGCTCTCCCCCGCCGGACGACGAGGCGTCACGGTTCATTGGGGCGGTGCTTGGCAGCACGGAAGATGTCTGGGGTGCGCGCTTCCAAGAGATGGGCCAGCGCTACGCAGAGCCACGGCTCGTGCTGTTCTCGGATGCCGTGTCCTCCGCATGCGGCATGACCTCCTCGGCTGTCGGCCCCTTCTACTGTCCGCCGGATCAACAGGTCTATATCGATCTGAGCTTCTATCGTGACCTCGCGCAGCGATTCGGCGCACCTGGTGACTTCGCGCAGGCCTACGTGGTGGCACACGAAGTCGGCCATCACGTTCAGAATCTGCTCGGCATCGCTGAGCGCGTCGACACGCTGCGCAGACAGAGCAGCGAGGTGGACGCCAATCAACTGTCCGTGCGCCAGGAGCTGCAAGCCGACTGCTTCGCCGGGGTGTGGGGGCACCATGTGGCGCAGGCAACGAGCGGCATGCAGCTCGAGGAAGGCGACGTGGAAGAAGGCCTCGCGGCGGCCGCAGCCATCGGCGACGACCGCCTGCAGCGCCAGTCGCAGGGCGAGGTGACGCCAGAAACGTGGACGCACGGATCGTCGGAGCAACGCGCCACCTGGTTGCGCCGTGGCCTGAGCAGCGGACGCGTGGCCGACTGCGACACTTTCCAAGCGGGCTCCTGA
- a CDS encoding PIG-L family deacetylase, with product MKKLTLLSIFLLSPFATVNAQPKVPVEQWTGKTILLIGAHPDDDSQSHGTLSLLKANGNDVHVMLLTLGNVGTKDPALSRIALAKIRRQEETNALAEVGIPQENYINLGYDDGRLEYADQEEVIERIVFHIRRLRPNAVMAFDPGKEGQRWHKSDHRAAAYLAADAARAAEWPLLYTGHLVNHGLQPHQIEEYLFYDSGDPDTWVDISGHVDKKINAATRYTSQWGPEGQNKYVGPKLSAEQEALVRERLQQRMTQRDGTPVEAFRYHEGIPDMIGR from the coding sequence ATGAAGAAACTCACTCTGCTCAGCATCTTTCTGCTATCGCCTTTCGCAACGGTCAACGCCCAGCCCAAGGTTCCGGTGGAACAGTGGACCGGCAAGACGATCCTGCTCATCGGTGCTCACCCGGATGATGACTCGCAATCACACGGCACGCTCTCGCTTCTAAAAGCCAACGGCAACGACGTCCACGTCATGCTCCTGACGCTTGGAAACGTGGGAACGAAGGATCCCGCGCTCTCGCGTATTGCGCTGGCGAAGATCCGCCGCCAGGAAGAGACGAACGCGCTCGCCGAGGTTGGCATTCCTCAGGAGAACTACATCAACCTCGGATACGACGACGGCCGGCTCGAGTACGCGGATCAGGAAGAGGTCATCGAGCGCATTGTCTTCCACATTCGACGCCTTCGCCCGAACGCCGTGATGGCGTTCGACCCCGGCAAGGAGGGGCAGCGCTGGCACAAGTCGGACCACCGCGCCGCTGCCTACCTGGCAGCCGACGCCGCACGTGCGGCCGAGTGGCCCCTGCTCTATACCGGCCACCTCGTCAACCATGGGCTGCAGCCCCATCAGATCGAGGAGTATCTCTTCTACGACAGTGGCGACCCGGATACGTGGGTCGACATCAGCGGGCACGTGGACAAGAAGATCAACGCCGCCACACGCTACACGAGCCAATGGGGACCCGAGGGCCAGAACAAGTATGTTGGCCCGAAGCTGTCAGCGGAGCAGGAGGCACTCGTGAGAGAGCGTCTGCAGCAACGCATGACGCAGCGCGACGGCACGCCGGTCGAAGCGTTTCGGTATCACGAGGGGATTCCAGACATGATAGGCCGCTAA